The genome window acaaccaACAAAAGCAGTAAATGCTCAcaactgagaagctgaaacaaggGAATGCTTTTTGCTTAACAAAtggctgaaatgattaattgattgtcAAAATAGTCTGAATATTTGGCTTACTGAACAATTGGCTTCTTGAAATCAATTAATCTACAAatggtttcagctctaaaaaCGAGTTGACATGtaaaaaaagtattttgaaatgacacagaGATGGCCATTGAAAATACTATGGTATTCtatatattttctttcttatattaatttaataaatCAGTACCTCAATAAAAGTGAGCGAAACAGTACGACAAAAGTAAAATAGAAGCAATCTTAAAACATCTGGTGGCACTGTCCTTCTTCCCCCAGGCAACCTCACAGTGTAATTTTGAAAGTGAGTACCACAGTATGCAACATTACTCACACAAGGATGACACAAGCTGTTCTTTCTGGTGCACGTCTCATTGCATTTTACCTGGTAGTTGAAGTCGCTCGTTTCTCTCAGACTGTCAATGGTGAGAAGACACTTCCACACTCTACCTCGAAGGCTTGGAGGAATACCCATCCTGATAAATCGCtcaatctgaaaacacagcaagagTGTGAGGGAAAACACCATTAATGTTTACAACTACTGCAAGGTAAAAACATGAGGGGAGATTATTAACAatgctttcttttttgtgcaggTGAGACAAATCTCACCTGGCTTTTGCAGATAAAGCTGGCTCCATTCCAGTAGCTCAGCAGCTCACACAGTTCTTTCACCCTCACTGAGCTCAGCTGGGGGTAGCTGACAGGGACAACACAGCATGGTGAGTTTAGGCTGATTCATCAGTTAGGCTGATATTGGTACTTTCTAGAAAGGCAAACACTGGCCATCCAGTGTTCAGTCTCTGATTCAAAGATCACACACAGTAGGAGTTCATGTGTCTATGCTGGCGTGATTCAGTGTTGATTCCTCTTAAGTATTCATGAATAGCacttagttttgtttttaaatcacgTGCGATTGTTATCATCATTCCAGTGTGGCGTGGGGTACCTCGGCCCACAGCTTCAGCAGTGTAGTTAACAGTGTATACAGCCTAGAGTCTGACAAGCTGGAGCTACTCATCCACCTGAACAAATTCATTTGTACCGGTTCATCAGTGGAGAAATTTATAttaacaatgacaaaatgctGTCTCACACAGTTGTCCATTTTGACAAGCAAGCACTTTTATGCAAAgccttgcaaacacacacagcacagcacaaagtGGTTACAGCTAACTTTAAAACAAGTTTACTGGCGTTTTCTGTTATCAATTAGGGATAGGGTCTGCGCGAATGCTGTTAACGATACcaaccaataaaaaaaagtgaacagtAGCGTTAATTCAACTTtcctctgatattttaaaactGTCCAATTCCAGGTAAGGCTAAAAGCTAGCTAACAAGTTTTCAGGAGCTAACGTTAACGTGACCCTGCTCCGCACCTGTAATCGTGACATCGGTGATGAAGTTTTTGGTCCTTTCGTTTAGTAAGAGCAAAGCCGAATTCATCGAAACGCAAGTTCTCACTGCGTCTTCTAATCGTTGAACTTCTCCTGCTGGCGTTGCtactgcttctcctcctcatgCTTGAAAAAAGTCGGTTGTCGCTGCGCAGCTTCGCCCGTTTTCAAACTCGCAGCTACAAACAATACCGGCCGCTGAGTCGCTGCTGTCAAAGTCAACCGTCACCCTCGCCCCGCCCCTTTCAGACGTCACCACCAACTGAAAATGGGCGGGATGAATCAGAGGCGCTTAAACAAAGAAGAGCGCGtttcagctgtcaatcactcGGCAGGGATGTTTGTCAGCGTATGAAAAGAAGAGGACGCATTACAGCGTGTGAACAGTTCCAACATGGTCATAACGACACAGCCGTCAttgaaatgaattaaacaaCAAGAGTGAATATgagacagaggcacacacactgacactggtACAGCAACTATACTCAGAAGGTTTCTAGAAAGAACCCTTTGATGCTGTTCAGATATCTCTCTtatttctctctcctgcctctcctcctaCACCTGTGTCTCTCACTATAGACTACAGCCTTTAAGACATTAAGTCATGCACTTATCACTGGTGCTGACATAATCAAATGCACAGGAATTTGCCTGTACTTCATTAGACACATTCTGTTCCGTCATGCTGCCTCATCATCAATTTTCAGTTAACCCCGAATCATCACAGTGTCTTACACTATCACTGATGACTAATATGTTGCACATCATCGCTGCTCTCTGTATcacaacacagtgtgtgtgtgaaggaatgACCATTGATCGACAGCAGATGTACTGTTAAAGCTTCCAAGCCACCTCACTTCTCTTATTTAAATCTTATAACACACTCAAGTTATGCCTATAAGCACTAATCCTGGCAGGCTACAATGCACCTTTTAAAGCAAAAGAATACAAACAGCTCTCGAGCTAGATTTTTTCATCCCCTGTTCAGATTTTAAAGATTCATCTAATGTTTTATGACCTTTGCCATATGGTTGGTTGTGTGGTTGTTTGGCagtaagtgttttttgttctcaggtctatttaaaaaaaaaaagagatcttGATCTAAAATTATTAAGTAAAGTTACTAACTTTGCAGAAGGAGTCAAATTTATTGAAAGCTTTTCTCAACTAGGACAGACACATGTTCACTGAGAACTTTCTAGGAGTTGGTGAGCATCAAATGGTAACAGGTAACAAGCACCAGAAGAGCATCAGTTCCTGTTTATTCAAAAACACTGCTTTAATTCAGCATATGTCAGTGCTGCACCAGAAAGCGCTAAATACTGCTAATTTACTTCATAaagatttatatatatatcctgCAAACAGAAGGGAAGGAAGCCTTGATAAAGCAACATGTAGGCTACTGATGAAGCATGTACTGTTTGTCCATATGCACAAtgttgtgtgcacatgtgggtgCAGCTCGACATGTGTACAGGCATTATGGTTCGTACACATGTGTGAGTCATCCAGACGGTGTTTTAGAAGGTCACCAGAACATCATATATTACAGGTATGATAAAAATGTGATAACAGCTTATCTGCATAGTAAAGTTATCAACTGTAGGCCACATCTGGACCAGCATACCATAGCCCATCTTACTGGAAATAACGTTAATCATTCATTGGGGCAGGTTAAAGAAAATGCGTATGACACTTAAATGTTCTTTATTGCGGTGATACAAAGTATAAAGCCTACATGATATAAAAATGCCTTCGTTTGGACATGATTTCTATGTCAGCAATCATCAAGTGATAAAGACAGAATCCATTGCCAGCAAAGGATCACTATACTGAACAACAGTTGATTATAAGCTATTCATCAATAAGTTTTCTTAACTGATCCTTTTGTGAGAGCTATTTATTGCATAGTTTTGGATTATGATTAGTGATTTTAAAGGGTGAACACTGTAAATCATCCTTTTCATTGTGCAGTGACTTGGTCATTTCTGTGCGTCTCCACTTTGTATATTGTCTGGTAGCCGTCGTCCCAGGCATACAGCTGTTTGTCTCCGGGGTGGTAGTGAATGCTGCTGTGGCTGGTGTAGCGCTTTGGGAAGAACATCACAGGACTCTCATCACTGCAGATggatgagacagaaaacagcaaatgtttatttatttcaaattaaaataaaattctttTAACAGAGAGATTGAACTAATTGTtgacctgtttttgtttttctgtgtacGTATGTGTGGATGGTTTATTGTAGGACTACATGTTTGTGGGACTATCTCTATCTTGTTGGTCTGTCTATGCACGTTCCCACCTGTGGATGGTGTCATGGATGTCGTAGAGACACTGTATGGTGGAGCGTCCTCCGTAGCGTGTGTTGTAGACCACATAGAGAGTCCCACATATTAAGAAAGCTCCTTCAGCATCATGGCTTCTGCACCGTGTATCCCAGGTATATTCAACAGCCAAAGTTGCTGAGatagcaacaaaaaaataaaatgtactctGTGCAGACCAGGTTACATCATGTAAGTACATGTGTAGGGGAGGTATGCTCTACCTTTATCCAGTTTAGTAATGACCAGGTTTCCTCCGTACTCAGGGTCAGCATGGATGACCCAGAGGCCGAGTTCATCCACAGCCATGTCCAGGTAGGTGTTAGGGTTCAGACTGTAGACCGGTAGACGACCTGCTCCTGGTAGCAGTGTACTGTCCACCACTGTGCCGTTCAACAGGTCTACCTTTATGTGATGGAAagaaacaaattcaaaaaagCTATCAGCGTggatttgatttcttttcagaGGTGTCAGATGTGTTGTAACCACAGGACTGGATGTGTTCAAACAAAGCTAGTGGCTCTGTAAGGCTGTACATAGGCACAGTGTGGCTAAGCTaagtgctaatgttagcaggcAAACATGTTTACCATCATTGTCAACTCTACAGTATGTATGATAACTATTCATGTCTGTCCAAAAttccatggcaatccattcaatagttgatgagatatttcagaCAATCCTGATAAAATCCTGATTAAAATACAAGAGCAGGGTAAGGTATTGTTCTACTATCTTTGCTTTTTGAAATCATACTTTTTAccatgaaaatgtttgctgcaATTACATGTGCTCCAAAACACTGGAAGTATCTTGACAAAAGTCAGCTTGTTTTAATGGAGCAGAATTGTTTCTGTTGGCATTGTTAGCTGACTGACCTCAGCtaacacagagcagcaaaggAAATGGAACAAAAATCAACTCTCCAACGTCTACGCTCCTCTGAAGTGATCTGGTGTCAGTCTCCAGCCAAAAGCTTCTCTGAACTTCTACTGCAACACTGGTatgaaataaaatcagtcaCTTATAATCAGGAACTCTTCTCAATAACTGTTTTCAAGCACTGTGAACCTTAgtaaacaaactgtttcattCAACCCCTTTTATATTAAGACACATGGTGCAAATCAACAAAGAAATGCCTTGACGGGGGACACACATGTACAATATTATGCCTTGATTACCTCACTTCAGTCACATACCTTCAGTATCTGGTTGGGCGTGTCTGCCTTGTGGCAGTAGAGGAATCCATTGTAGACCACGTGGCCTGTCCCTTGCCAGTGGAAAGGCAGCTGCACCACCTTAGCTGGCGGAGCGGGGGTCCTCTCTGCGAAACTTTGCAGAGAAACATACTCCAGCAGAGTGTTGTTACGAATTCCACTGAGCAGGTAGACCTGACAGATTGCAACCAGACGAGAAGTGAATAAAAATGGTGCCGTACAGCTCAGCTTGATGTTCCATTCTTGGTTTAAATATAATGACATTCTTAATCTGTGGTATTCATTCCTTATATAATACTGATTCTGTCACATTAGGTTTCGCCCTTGCTGGTGAATGTCATTGTGAAAAGCAAAGTCTAGAAATAAGCCATTACTCTTTGATTCTGATGGACTGACACAAAAACCTGATATTTAATCATTGattcattaagaaaaaaaatatgatgtcTTGATGAATAGGAAGACATATACCACTGACATATATGGGCCCAGAAGAGAGGATTTTCCTTCATCTATTTCAGTAAATGATACATCAAACAGGGTaaaatcagtgtgtgtcagcaaTCATTGCCTTCTAAATCAAGCTGTTAAAGTGATCCAGGGT of Chelmon rostratus isolate fCheRos1 chromosome 6, fCheRos1.pri, whole genome shotgun sequence contains these proteins:
- the olfml1 gene encoding olfactomedin-like protein 1; amino-acid sequence: MSGRVLPVLLLSLYLTVGSVQSQGSPQDAFIIQYMERRLAQMEERLNQCEQNTVSITQKTYDLSSEIRGYLSTVGVLRSEVKSQVDSVSVRVDRMERELEYLENKIPNQSDIEMEEALLEQQIKAAELDLLKKKAKIKVEKDCSTALSQIKSLKIVKKTGDTSGSWFKDPSEGSAKVYLLSGIRNNTLLEYVSLQSFAERTPAPPAKVVQLPFHWQGTGHVVYNGFLYCHKADTPNQILKVDLLNGTVVDSTLLPGAGRLPVYSLNPNTYLDMAVDELGLWVIHADPEYGGNLVITKLDKATLAVEYTWDTRCRSHDAEGAFLICGTLYVVYNTRYGGRSTIQCLYDIHDTIHSDESPVMFFPKRYTSHSSIHYHPGDKQLYAWDDGYQTIYKVETHRNDQVTAQ